TTTGGCGTCAAGCGTATCTATGTTAAGGATATCTCCTTCGAAACGCCCATGGGCGTGCAGGCTTTTCAGACGCAGTGGCAACCCAAGGTCAGTCAGGACCTGAACACCCAGGTAAACAAACTGGACGACAACCACTTTGAGGTGGTTCTCAAGCTTACAATCACTGTGAAAATGGCTGAAGATAAAACCGCATTCTTAGCGGAAGTTCACCAGGCCGGTATATTCGAAGTTGCCGGTTTCGACGGGCAACCTCTGCAGCACCTGCTGTCGTCTTCGTGCCCGGAAATTCTCTTCCCCTACGCACGTGAAGCGCTTGATAATCTAGCGGTACGCGGCGGTTTCCCACCACTGCAGTTACCCCCCATCAATTTTGATGCGCTGTTTGCCCAGGCAATCGCCCAGGCGAAACAGGAAGCCGAAGCGGCTGGCCAGTCTAATTAGTAGGCTCACAATTGCAATATAAAAAGGGAGCGAAATGCTCCCTTTTTTGTTGACGTAGAAAGGCTACGCATCAATCGTCATCGGCACCCGCCATACCCAGCTCTTTCAGTTTTCGAGTGAGCGTGTTGCGGCCCCAACCCAGAAGATTGGCGGCATCCCTTTTGCGCCCGGCGGTGTGTTTTAGCGCGGTTTCAATCAGAGCCCGTTCGAAGGTGGGTACAGCTTCCGATAAAATTTCCTTTTGGCCGCAGGCCAGTGCCTGATCGGCCCAGTGACGCAGGGCTTTGTCCCAATCGCCTGAAGGAGTTTCAGCGCGCTTCACTTCCATGAGTTCCGGCGGCAGATCCTGCACATGCACTTCGCGCCCGGATGCCATCACAGTAATCCAGCGACAGGTATTTTCAAGTTGGCGCACATTGCCCGGCCAGCTCAAATTACTGAGGTAGGCTTCGGTTTCCGAGGTGAGCACCTTCGGTTCCACATCCAATTCGTTGGCCGCTTTGCGCAAAAAGTGGTGGGCCAGCTTGGGAATATCTTCGCGGCGATTCGAAAGTTTAGGCAGATGAATGCGAATCACGTTGAGACGGTGGAACAGGTCTTCGCGAAAGCGGTTTTCCTCAACTAAAGTCTCAAGGTTCTGATGCGTCGCTGCAATGATGCGGACATCCACTTTGATGGCAGTATGTCCGCCAACGCGATAGAACTCGCCATCTGCCAAAACACGAAGCAGGCGGGTTTGGGTTTCGGCGGGCATGTCTCCAATTTCGTCCAGAAACAGCGTGCCACCGTCGGCCTGCTGGAAGCGTCCCTGACGTTGTGCGCCTGCACCAGTAAAGGCGCCTTTTTCGTGACCGAATAATTCTGATTCAATCAGGTCGCGCGGTATCGCGGCCATGTTTAACGCGATAAACGGCCCGTCTTTTCGGGGGCTGTGGCGATGCAGAGCGCGGGCAACCAGCTCTTTACCGGTGCCAGATTCGCCGTTGATAAGCACGGTGATATTGGACTGGGAAAGGCGCCCAATTGCTCGAAACACCTCCTGCATGGCAGGTGCTTCACCTATGATCTCGGTTTCCAGCTCCGGCTCGGCGTGTGACAGTTCCTCTTGTTGCTCGGTAGCGTGGGCCAGCGCGCGCTGAGTGACCGCAACGGCTTCATCGACATCAAAAGGCTTGGGCAAATATTCAAACGCGCCACCCTGGTAGGCGGAGACTGCGCTGTCGAGATCCGAGTGCGCAGTCATGATGATGATGGGTAGGCTCGGATGCTCTTTGTGCAGGCTCGAAAGCAGCGTGAGGCCATCTGTACCAGGCATGCGCACGTCACTGATGATCGCGTCTGGCTTGGTTTTGTCGATATGCAGCAGCGCCTTGTCGCCGCTTTCAAAGCTCTGGGTTGTAATACCTGATTGCTGCAGGGCTTTTTCGAGTACCCAGCGAATTGACCGGTCGTCGTCGATTATCCATACCAGGTTAGGTTTATGCATTGTCAGTATCCAGTGGTAGGTAAATAGTGAACTCGGTTTTTCCCTTCTCGCTCACACATTCAATGATGCCCCGGTGCAGATTCACCAGGTTTTGCGATATCGCCAAGCCCAGGCCGCTGCCATTGGCGCGCCCGGTGATCATGGGAAAGAAGATATCTTCAATGAGCTCCGGAGGAATACCCGGTCCGTTATCTGTAATGTTGATTTTGGCCACCAGCGGGTGATGGGTGCGGCCAATGGTGTAGCGCCGCTGTACCCGGGTACGAAAAGTGATTAGGGGCGTTTCAGTGTTGTTTTCGATTAAGGACTGCATGGCGTTGCGCGCAATATTCAGTGTGGCTTGTATGAGTTGCGCACGGTCGGCGGTAAGCAATGGAATGCTTGGGTCGTAGTCGCGTTTGATAACGATTTGATTGCCGACTTCGGCACGGATGACCGCGTATACATGCTCCAGTACTTCGTGAATATTGGTGGGCTTAGGCTCACTGGATTTGTGTGGGCCGAGCATGCGGTCGACCAAATTTCTGAGTCGGTCTGTCTCGTCGATAATAATCCGCGTGTACTCTTCAAGCTCTTCATGGTGCAGTTCACGCGCCAATAATTGCGCGGCTCCGCGAATTCCACCCAGCGGGTTTTTTATCTCGTGAGCCATGCCCCTTATCAGGTTGCGGGAGGTTTCCTGCGACGCCAGCATGGCTTCTTCTCGACTGATTTTAAGCAGGCGATCCAGCGGCTGGAACTCGATAACCATATGATCCATGTCGTGACTGGGTATCACCGAATAATCCACGATGATGGATTGGTTGTTGTGGAGATTCCAGCTGGCTTTGCGTTTTGTGAAGTTACGGTTATTTCGCAGGGCGTCTTCGAGCGACATTGGTGTGCCGTCCGCAGAGGAGAAGCAGGCATGTATGGGTTTTCCGGCGATTTTCTCGCCGCTGACTCCCAAATTCATTTCTGCAGACGCGTTCATGTGTACCACTGTCAGGTTGTGATCGACCAGGATAATTGCCGTAAGCAGGCTATCCAAGATGTGTTGATAACTGTTCGAGTTCACTGGTTATTCCCGTGAGGCCCTTGCAGGACGGGCTCTTGTAAAAGGGGTCAATGCAATAAGCAAACCAAAACATATAGTAAAATGAAGTGCTTATAGCGATGCTGGTGTATTCCGAAAACTGCCGGAATAGAGCGTGGCCGATCCAGAAAGATTGGGTAAAAAAGGCAACAAAAGCGCTGAAAAAGCGCCCAATTTGTCTGCAGGTGCAACAGAGTGCCCCCTATTGGACATTGAACTAAAAAGGTATTGCTTTGGTGCGAAACTCTGCCCTTAAAACTTTCCCGAGTACCAAGTGTGCGCCATTATAAAGCTGTTTGGTGGGCGTGCGCTAAAATGGTGCCGGTTTATGCTTTAATATGGTGTTGCTCGGGGTGTCGCTTTAGGTCTTATGACGAAAAAGGTGACTGGCGGGCATTGTTCCAGGTGAACGCCTGCACCATCGACGATAGCCGCGTAAAGGGTGTGCTGCCCTCGCAGGGGTAGATTCAACTGAATATTAACGTTGTTCGACTTGGTTGTGCCTTCGTAGGCTTGCCCGTCCAGATACACTTGAAAGAAGTGGTTTTCTTCGAGCTGGTGATTGGTGAGCATTACCACGCTAAGCATTTTATCTTTTGGTCCAAAGCGTTGCTCGGGCTTTGGGGTGGCAATCCGTAAATCGTATTTGATGTCGGGTTCAGCTTCGAGAACAACTTGCTTTGGCGCTTCGGTCGGTTTTATCTCTATTGCTGGCGCGGTGTTGATGGGTTTCAGCTCGATTTTTTGTGCTTCCTGATGCTGCGGTTCGTCTGAGTAGGTGACATTACCGTCTTCATCGACGTGCTTATAAATTTGATCGGCCAGCGTCAGCGGAGCGGCGATTGACAAAAGTAAGGCGCAAATCAGTAGTTTAAGCATCGCTATTCCCATTTCGCTGCGTAATTCTGGTAGACCGTGTGGGTTAGTAAAAATCGAACCTGTAAAACTGTGACATCACCTGGGGTGACAAGTTTACCAACTGCGCGCTTCTGGTGGATTTAACTCATTTCTCACCGCCTCAATAATGCGCTGTTGCGATTCATTCGCGCCGCCTTCCAATGCTGCGATCTGACGAAGCATCTGGAGAAGCTTTTCCACTTGTGTTACTTGAAAATCTTCTTTTGAAGGTGCGAGTACGTGTCTCACTTCCAATGCCATATCGAGCACACCGGTGATCAGGTGTGATGATGCTGAGAACAATTCAGCAGCACGGCTTTCGTTCACGCCAAACTCCGTTTGAAAAAGGGAGAGGGTTTCCTGTTTTACTTCGCGAGTGATGTCTCCTTTTTGCCTGGCAACGGCGACTACCAGCAAGGCCGCGGCTTCCATGGTGTCAGTGAGGGCGTGCATGGGCTTGGTGCCCAGCTGTTTTTCCCACTTGCGACGGCGAGCCCAGGTAAAAGGGTTGAAGGCGTTGAGGTCAACACCTGCATTTTGGAGGCTGTGGAGAGCCCAGATCAGCCCGGCGATGGCGGTGATAATGCCGATAAGTATGTGCATAACTGATTTTGTAAATCCGTTTGACAAGTTGTGTTACGACCTTTGGAAATATTAGCGCAGTGGGATTGAGATCGCATCCTGTGAACCCGCAAACGATATATGCGTCAAACAAAAAAAGCACAGGGCCGGCATTTAGTTTCAAATTGTTTAATCTCTACGAGATTAAACGCTGTAGGTCGAAACTTGCTCCTGCAGTTTCGACACTTCCGCCTTCCCTGGCGGTCGTACATTGATGTTCTCTTTAATCAACCAAATACCGGCACAGGGCCGGCATTTGGTTTCAAACTATTTAATCTCTACGAGATTAAACGCTGTAGTACATTTCGAGTTCTATGGGGTGGGTGGTCATGGCGAGTTTTTCCACTTCTTCTTCTTTCAATGAAATGTAGGCATCGATGGCGTCGTCGGTGAATACGCCACCCTCTTTAAGAAAGTCACGGTCTTCAGATAAGGCAGTTAGCGCCATTTCCAGAGAATTACATACCGTGGGGTAAGCTGCCACTTCTTCAGCTGGAAGATCGTAGAGGTCTTTGTCTGCAGGATCACCGGGGTGGATTTTGTTCTTCACGCCGTCGAGGCCAGCCATCAGAAGAGCGGCGAAAGCCAGATATGGGTTGGCTGTGGAATCCGGGAAGCGGGTTTCGATGCGCTTGCCTTTGGGCGAAGACACATACGGAATTCGGATGGAGGCGGATCGGTTGCGCGCTGAATAGGCCAGAATTACCGGGGCTTCAAAACCGGGTACCAGTCGCTTATAGGAGTTGGTCGAGGCATTACAGAAAGCATTCAGTGCGCGTGCGTGCTTGATAATGCCGCCGATGTAGTAGAGCGCGGTTTCGCTCAAGCCAGCGTAGGCATCGCCAGCAAATTGGTTGACCCCATCTTTTACAAAAGATTGGTGTACGTGCATACCATTGCCGTTGTCGCCGACGATGGGCTTAGGCATAAAGGTTGCGGTTTTACCATAGGCGTGGGCGACGTTGTGAACGCAGTATTTGAGGATTTGCACTTCGTCGGCCTTTCTCACCAGGGTATTGGCGCCAACGCCAATCTCGCACTGACCGGCCGTACCCACTTCGTGGTGATGGACTTCCACCACTAAGCCCATTTGTTCCATGGCATTACACATGGCGGCACGCAAGTCGTGCAGGGAATCGACCGGAGGCACCGGGAAGTAACCGCCTTTCACACCTGGGCGGTGACCCATGTTGCCTTCCTCGAAGGAGTGGCCGGAAACCCAGGCGGCTTCGTCGGAGAATATTTTGTAGAAGCAACCGCTCATGTCGGAGCCCCATTTTATGTCGTCGAATACGAAAAATTCGGGCTCAGGGCCAAAGAACGCCGCGTCTCCCAAACCGGTAGCTTTCAGATATTCTTCGGCACGTGCCGCGATGGAACGTGGGTCTCGCTCATAGCCCTGGCCGGTG
The DNA window shown above is from Alteromonadaceae bacterium 2753L.S.0a.02 and carries:
- a CDS encoding preprotein translocase subunit SecB; protein product: MADENQTPEQEQNNPQPSGDQPRFGVKRIYVKDISFETPMGVQAFQTQWQPKVSQDLNTQVNKLDDNHFEVVLKLTITVKMAEDKTAFLAEVHQAGIFEVAGFDGQPLQHLLSSSCPEILFPYAREALDNLAVRGGFPPLQLPPINFDALFAQAIAQAKQEAEAAGQSN
- a CDS encoding two-component system nitrogen regulation sensor histidine kinase GlnL, giving the protein MNSNSYQHILDSLLTAIILVDHNLTVVHMNASAEMNLGVSGEKIAGKPIHACFSSADGTPMSLEDALRNNRNFTKRKASWNLHNNQSIIVDYSVIPSHDMDHMVIEFQPLDRLLKISREEAMLASQETSRNLIRGMAHEIKNPLGGIRGAAQLLARELHHEELEEYTRIIIDETDRLRNLVDRMLGPHKSSEPKPTNIHEVLEHVYAVIRAEVGNQIVIKRDYDPSIPLLTADRAQLIQATLNIARNAMQSLIENNTETPLITFRTRVQRRYTIGRTHHPLVAKINITDNGPGIPPELIEDIFFPMITGRANGSGLGLAISQNLVNLHRGIIECVSEKGKTEFTIYLPLDTDNA
- a CDS encoding glutamine synthetase, with translation MSEQTLNLIEENEVRWVDLRFTDTKGKEQHVTIPVSEVGEDFFTDGKMFDGSSIAGWKGINESDMILMPDDSTSILDPFTDEPTVILRCNIVEPSTGQGYERDPRSIAARAEEYLKATGLGDAAFFGPEPEFFVFDDIKWGSDMSGCFYKIFSDEAAWVSGHSFEEGNMGHRPGVKGGYFPVPPVDSLHDLRAAMCNAMEQMGLVVEVHHHEVGTAGQCEIGVGANTLVRKADEVQILKYCVHNVAHAYGKTATFMPKPIVGDNGNGMHVHQSFVKDGVNQFAGDAYAGLSETALYYIGGIIKHARALNAFCNASTNSYKRLVPGFEAPVILAYSARNRSASIRIPYVSSPKGKRIETRFPDSTANPYLAFAALLMAGLDGVKNKIHPGDPADKDLYDLPAEEVAAYPTVCNSLEMALTALSEDRDFLKEGGVFTDDAIDAYISLKEEEVEKLAMTTHPIELEMYYSV
- a CDS encoding two-component system nitrogen regulation response regulator GlnG; amino-acid sequence: MHKPNLVWIIDDDRSIRWVLEKALQQSGITTQSFESGDKALLHIDKTKPDAIISDVRMPGTDGLTLLSSLHKEHPSLPIIIMTAHSDLDSAVSAYQGGAFEYLPKPFDVDEAVAVTQRALAHATEQQEELSHAEPELETEIIGEAPAMQEVFRAIGRLSQSNITVLINGESGTGKELVARALHRHSPRKDGPFIALNMAAIPRDLIESELFGHEKGAFTGAGAQRQGRFQQADGGTLFLDEIGDMPAETQTRLLRVLADGEFYRVGGHTAIKVDVRIIAATHQNLETLVEENRFREDLFHRLNVIRIHLPKLSNRREDIPKLAHHFLRKAANELDVEPKVLTSETEAYLSNLSWPGNVRQLENTCRWITVMASGREVHVQDLPPELMEVKRAETPSGDWDKALRHWADQALACGQKEILSEAVPTFERALIETALKHTAGRKRDAANLLGWGRNTLTRKLKELGMAGADDD
- a CDS encoding tellurite resistance protein TerB — protein: MHILIGIITAIAGLIWALHSLQNAGVDLNAFNPFTWARRRKWEKQLGTKPMHALTDTMEAAALLVVAVARQKGDITREVKQETLSLFQTEFGVNESRAAELFSASSHLITGVLDMALEVRHVLAPSKEDFQVTQVEKLLQMLRQIAALEGGANESQQRIIEAVRNELNPPEARSW